In the genome of Olsenella profusa DSM 13989, one region contains:
- a CDS encoding PLP-dependent transferase gives MGASVRHAGSGDSPRPAPDRLLARALGAHAKVWLVPAADVATCVEMLGLDAGDVVAPLSGRPIAMHDVRALARQRAAAGTPLVVDLTLTTFFGCAATRLGADVSLAPVGEGGEAASLVAVGLSRDAGQGAHGCAGLAARLDARATRRCAPTADTLHALDARRRAAGDAAQAVASYLCCHPCVGEVRYPGLKTDPSFPVASSQLTGGFGPLVDFRLRNEDGWRRIIAVPENAKFQVMDLERKLAREWAHA, from the coding sequence ATGGGTGCGTCCGTGAGGCATGCTGGTTCGGGAGACTCCCCGCGCCCCGCTCCCGACCGGCTGTTGGCGCGGGCGCTGGGCGCACATGCCAAGGTGTGGCTCGTGCCGGCGGCGGACGTGGCCACCTGCGTCGAGATGCTGGGGCTGGATGCCGGGGATGTGGTGGCACCGCTCTCGGGCAGACCCATCGCGATGCACGACGTCCGCGCGCTGGCGCGCCAGCGCGCGGCGGCGGGCACGCCCCTTGTGGTCGACCTTACGCTCACGACGTTCTTTGGCTGTGCCGCCACCCGCCTGGGGGCTGATGTCTCCCTGGCACCCGTTGGTGAGGGGGGAGAGGCCGCATCCCTCGTCGCCGTAGGGCTCAGCCGTGACGCAGGGCAGGGTGCCCATGGCTGTGCCGGCCTTGCGGCGCGCCTCGACGCCCGGGCCACGCGGCGGTGCGCCCCCACTGCGGACACGCTCCATGCACTCGACGCGCGCCGGCGTGCGGCCGGTGATGCCGCGCAGGCGGTCGCGTCGTATCTGTGCTGCCATCCATGCGTGGGGGAGGTGCGCTACCCCGGTCTGAAGACGGACCCCAGCTTCCCCGTTGCCTCGTCCCAGCTCACGGGCGGCTTTGGCCCCCTCGTCGATTTCCGGCTGCGCAACGAGGATGGCTGGCGTCGTATCATCGCCGTACCAGAGAATGCAAAGTTCCAGGTCATGGATCTGGAACGCAAGCTTGCACGCGAGTGGGCGCATGCGTGA
- the thrS gene encoding threonine--tRNA ligase codes for MKALFNDGRVDEIPEDEELHVIRHSAAHIMAQAIKRLYPEADFAYGPATEGGFYYDIDLPEGTRISEDDLPAIEEEMRRICKENLKFETYELPREKALAHMRERGAKYKVEHIADLPADARITFYRQGEYVDMCVGPHLLYTKALKAFRLTGVSGAYWRGDKANKMLTRVSGVAFRSKAEMDEHFRLLAEAERRDHRRIGREMELFMTSDAGPGFPFWLPNGMRVKNALMQYWQEMQDAYGYEQVQTPIILSRSLWETSGHWDHYKDNMYTTRIDDEDFAVKPMNCPGACLIYRSRPRSYRDLPLKLAEAGLDHRHELKGALHGLFRVREFTQDDAHLFITPEQITDQVTDTAHLITTYYHQFGFPYRVELSTRPDDCMGSDEDWERAEAGLKEALESMGVAYTLNPGDGAFYGPKIDFHLQDCLGRTWQCGTIQLDFQLPERFELEYTASDGSKRRPIMIHRAGFGSFERFCGMLIEQYEGKFPTWLSPCQVKVLPVSEKSLAYAEDVGRSLRAAGLRVKVDGRNEKIGYKIREARSIDRVPYMLILGEREVEAGNISVRDRSGETVQRSLDDFIADVTAEVAERRG; via the coding sequence ATGAAAGCACTGTTCAACGATGGCCGCGTCGACGAGATCCCCGAGGACGAGGAGCTCCATGTCATCCGCCACTCCGCGGCCCACATCATGGCCCAGGCCATCAAGCGCCTGTACCCAGAGGCTGACTTCGCCTATGGCCCCGCCACGGAAGGCGGCTTCTACTACGACATCGACCTCCCCGAGGGCACCAGGATCTCCGAGGACGACCTCCCTGCCATCGAGGAGGAGATGAGGAGGATCTGCAAGGAGAACCTCAAGTTCGAGACCTACGAGCTCCCCCGCGAGAAGGCCCTCGCCCACATGCGGGAGCGTGGCGCGAAGTACAAGGTGGAGCACATCGCCGACCTTCCCGCCGATGCCCGCATCACCTTCTACAGGCAGGGCGAGTATGTCGACATGTGCGTGGGCCCCCACCTGCTCTACACCAAGGCGCTCAAGGCCTTCAGGCTCACGGGCGTCTCGGGCGCCTATTGGAGGGGCGACAAGGCCAACAAGATGCTCACGCGCGTGAGTGGCGTGGCATTCCGCAGCAAGGCCGAGATGGACGAGCACTTCAGGCTGCTCGCCGAGGCCGAGAGGCGCGACCACCGCAGGATCGGTCGCGAGATGGAGCTCTTCATGACGAGCGACGCCGGCCCGGGCTTCCCGTTCTGGCTGCCCAACGGCATGCGCGTGAAGAACGCCCTCATGCAGTACTGGCAGGAGATGCAGGACGCCTACGGCTACGAGCAGGTGCAGACCCCCATCATCCTCTCGCGCAGCCTCTGGGAGACCTCCGGCCACTGGGACCACTACAAGGACAACATGTACACGACCCGGATCGACGACGAGGACTTCGCCGTCAAGCCCATGAACTGCCCAGGCGCCTGCCTCATCTACAGGAGCCGGCCGCGCTCCTACCGTGACCTCCCGCTCAAGCTGGCGGAGGCGGGGCTGGACCACCGCCACGAGCTCAAGGGAGCGCTCCACGGCCTCTTCCGCGTGCGCGAGTTCACGCAGGACGACGCCCACCTCTTCATCACACCCGAGCAGATCACCGATCAGGTCACCGACACCGCGCACCTCATCACCACCTACTATCACCAGTTTGGCTTCCCCTACAGGGTTGAGCTCTCCACCCGTCCCGACGACTGCATGGGTTCCGACGAGGACTGGGAGCGGGCCGAGGCCGGCCTCAAGGAGGCCCTGGAGTCCATGGGCGTCGCGTACACCCTCAACCCGGGCGACGGCGCGTTCTACGGCCCCAAGATCGACTTCCACCTGCAGGACTGTCTGGGGCGCACCTGGCAGTGCGGCACCATCCAGCTGGACTTCCAGCTGCCCGAGCGCTTCGAGCTCGAGTACACCGCATCCGATGGCAGCAAGCGGCGTCCCATCATGATCCATCGCGCGGGCTTCGGTAGCTTCGAGCGCTTCTGCGGCATGCTCATCGAGCAGTACGAGGGCAAGTTCCCCACGTGGCTCTCGCCCTGCCAGGTGAAGGTGCTGCCCGTCTCCGAGAAGAGCCTTGCCTATGCCGAGGACGTGGGCAGGAGCCTGCGCGCTGCCGGTCTGCGCGTGAAGGTGGACGGGCGCAACGAGAAGATCGGCTACAAGATCCGCGAGGCACGTTCCATCGACCGTGTCCCCTACATGCTCATCCTGGGCGAGAGGGAGGTCGAGGCGGGCAACATCTCCGTGCGCGATCGCTCGGGGGAGACCGTGCAGCGCAGCCTGGACGACTTCATCGCAGACGTGACGGCGGAGGTCGCCGAACGCCGCGGCTAG
- a CDS encoding DUF4013 domain-containing protein, producing MVMKCVPILGFHVTGYGLEWSADAARGSVSTQLPQGNFSTRTFLTGLFAAILGLLFGIANVWLLALAAIPVLGWVIPIAVLVFGSALYTLACVRMALFGRFGQAFQLSDLFSAYKRGVGSLVAAVVLPVVIVNAIYFLIVLLFGDGTAVGLFLTSLRGSTYGAAHMASPVGTLFGLGALFVVLCLIGQFLNGFAEIWSFRAAGIWVRRNAPEWASEAQGMARRRCSRPPWM from the coding sequence ATGGTCATGAAGTGTGTGCCCATCCTGGGGTTCCATGTGACGGGCTATGGGCTCGAATGGTCGGCCGACGCGGCGCGCGGCAGCGTTTCGACCCAGCTTCCCCAGGGCAACTTCAGCACGAGGACCTTCCTTACGGGCCTGTTCGCCGCCATCCTCGGCCTCCTGTTCGGCATCGCGAACGTCTGGCTGTTGGCGCTGGCAGCGATTCCCGTTCTCGGTTGGGTCATCCCCATCGCCGTCCTCGTCTTCGGCAGCGCCCTCTACACGCTCGCCTGCGTCCGCATGGCGTTGTTCGGTAGGTTCGGCCAGGCCTTCCAGCTCTCTGACCTGTTCTCGGCGTACAAGAGGGGCGTCGGCTCCCTGGTGGCCGCCGTCGTGCTACCGGTCGTCATCGTGAACGCCATCTACTTCCTGATCGTCCTGCTCTTTGGCGACGGCACCGCCGTCGGCCTGTTCCTGACGTCCCTGCGTGGTAGCACCTATGGTGCCGCTCACATGGCGTCGCCTGTCGGCACCCTCTTCGGTCTCGGCGCGCTGTTCGTCGTGCTGTGCCTCATCGGCCAGTTCCTCAACGGCTTCGCCGAGATCTGGTCCTTCCGAGCAGCCGGCATCTGGGTCAGGCGCAACGCCCCCGAGTGGGCCAGCGAGGCCCAGGGCATGGCCCGACGTCGGTGCTCGAGACCGCCATGGATGTGA
- a CDS encoding zinc ribbon domain-containing protein codes for MSDLLDQLITPEVRMVLYLMVATVVMLYVLSIVYVIRDAQRRGAEPWWLWALISVIPIVGLLAYVILRPSSYLVDREEQDLDIALREHQLSHYGICPKCGAPIDRDFVVCPVCNTQVRNVCPTCHRPLNADWKVCPYCRTRIQ; via the coding sequence ATGTCAGACCTGCTTGATCAGCTCATCACCCCTGAGGTCCGTATGGTGCTCTACCTCATGGTGGCAACGGTCGTGATGCTCTATGTGCTGTCCATCGTCTATGTCATCCGCGACGCCCAGCGTCGCGGCGCAGAGCCCTGGTGGCTCTGGGCGCTCATCTCGGTCATCCCCATTGTGGGCCTGCTTGCCTATGTCATCCTGCGCCCCAGCTCCTACCTCGTCGATCGCGAGGAGCAGGACCTGGACATCGCCCTGCGCGAGCATCAGCTCTCGCACTATGGCATCTGCCCCAAGTGCGGCGCGCCCATCGACCGCGACTTCGTGGTCTGCCCCGTCTGCAACACGCAGGTGCGCAACGTGTGCCCCACCTGCCATAGGCCCCTCAATGCGGACTGGAAGGTGTGTCCCTACTGCCGCACCCGCATCCAGTAG
- a CDS encoding bifunctional folylpolyglutamate synthase/dihydrofolate synthase, with product MTYRLPFEVPELTYGAALETLHAALTFGIQPLLETVVDMLVELGGPDRCFRAVQIAGTNGKTSTARYTAAVLAGEGLRCALYTSPELVSYTERIEIDGHPVGESAFAHGIAAAHEAGLRVNARRSATGERPYDVTEFDTLTVAACVLFAEAGVDVAVLECGMGGRWDATSAVGSIESVAVTGVGLDHTRILGDTLEAIAGEKAAIIKWGRGCVLGVGTTTPASVEDVFLGQCACEGVVPTLLRPEDPADATGEMRPGAPRPHAELPHASYRVTRRPRRLGFPVELTVTTPRTTYAGLAALKPTYQAANIACAVALAEGFLGRALDQDRLYEGVVACPTPGRFQLVRPDPPLLIDACHNPQSVATFLSSLEEMAPSVQERPALLCAVLADKDAAGMAELLAPAFLRVYVTQTTSPRALPARELGLLFVARGRKPVDAFPSVSEALRALSHTPLVACGSITLAGEVAAQLR from the coding sequence ATGACATATCGGCTTCCCTTTGAGGTCCCCGAGCTCACCTACGGGGCAGCGCTCGAGACGCTGCATGCCGCGCTCACGTTTGGCATCCAACCGCTGCTGGAGACCGTGGTGGACATGCTTGTCGAGCTGGGTGGCCCCGACCGGTGCTTCCGTGCCGTGCAGATTGCGGGCACCAACGGCAAGACGTCGACGGCCCGCTACACGGCGGCCGTCCTTGCAGGAGAGGGGTTGCGGTGCGCCCTCTACACCTCGCCCGAGCTCGTGAGCTATACGGAACGCATCGAGATAGACGGCCATCCCGTGGGCGAGAGTGCCTTCGCCCACGGCATCGCAGCCGCTCACGAGGCTGGGCTGCGCGTGAACGCGCGGCGCAGCGCGACAGGGGAGCGGCCCTATGACGTGACGGAGTTCGACACGCTCACGGTGGCAGCTTGCGTGCTCTTTGCGGAGGCAGGCGTGGACGTGGCCGTGCTCGAGTGTGGCATGGGCGGGCGCTGGGATGCCACGAGCGCCGTGGGCTCCATCGAGTCCGTGGCTGTGACGGGCGTGGGGCTCGACCATACGCGCATCCTGGGCGACACCCTCGAGGCCATCGCGGGTGAGAAGGCCGCCATCATCAAATGGGGACGAGGCTGCGTGCTGGGCGTGGGTACGACGACACCCGCCTCGGTGGAGGACGTGTTCCTGGGGCAGTGCGCCTGCGAGGGGGTGGTGCCCACGCTGCTTCGCCCCGAGGACCCTGCGGATGCGACGGGGGAGATGCGGCCCGGTGCGCCTCGCCCGCACGCCGAGCTTCCCCATGCGAGCTACCGCGTGACGAGGCGTCCGCGTCGCTTGGGCTTTCCTGTGGAGCTCACGGTGACGACGCCGCGTACCACCTATGCGGGGCTTGCCGCCCTCAAGCCCACCTACCAGGCCGCCAACATCGCCTGTGCCGTGGCGCTTGCGGAGGGTTTCCTGGGTCGGGCACTCGACCAGGACCGCCTGTACGAGGGTGTCGTTGCCTGTCCCACGCCAGGGCGCTTCCAGCTCGTGCGCCCCGATCCGCCCCTCCTCATCGATGCCTGCCACAACCCCCAGTCGGTGGCCACGTTCCTCTCGTCGCTGGAGGAGATGGCTCCGAGCGTGCAGGAGCGTCCGGCGCTGCTCTGCGCCGTGCTCGCCGACAAGGATGCCGCGGGGATGGCGGAGCTGCTCGCACCGGCGTTCCTGCGGGTGTATGTCACGCAGACGACCTCGCCGCGCGCCCTGCCCGCCCGGGAGCTTGGCCTGCTCTTTGTGGCGCGGGGCAGGAAGCCCGTCGATGCGTTCCCGTCGGTGAGCGAGGCGCTGCGTGCCCTTTCCCACACGCCCCTCGTGGCTTGTGGCTCCATCACGCTGGCTGGTGAGGTTGCGGCGCAGCTCCGATAG
- a CDS encoding bifunctional 5,10-methylenetetrahydrofolate dehydrogenase/5,10-methenyltetrahydrofolate cyclohydrolase — MARLLKGAPVTRRLIESLVRRAAALRDGGIDPTLAIVRVGAREDDLGYERALAKRCDAVGIGMHAEVLPADCSQAALKETIAHINGDAGVHGCLLMRPLPPQLDERAATGLIAPGKDADGATDASLAAVLTGTGVGHAPCTADAVMELLRFYDVPLDGVRACVVGRSLVVGRPVALLLQAANATVTLCHSHTRDLATECHRADVVVVATGRPATLVAACARPGQTVVDVGIHWDERRQRLVGDVDFDAVEPIVGAITPVPGGVGSLTTAILARHVIDAAERAAGGTMGA; from the coding sequence ATGGCCCGTCTGCTCAAGGGGGCGCCCGTCACCAGGAGGCTCATCGAGTCGCTTGTCCGTCGTGCCGCGGCGCTGCGAGATGGGGGCATCGATCCCACGCTGGCCATCGTGCGAGTGGGCGCGCGTGAGGACGACCTCGGCTATGAGCGTGCCCTTGCCAAGCGCTGCGACGCGGTGGGCATTGGGATGCACGCCGAGGTGCTGCCCGCGGACTGCTCCCAGGCCGCCCTCAAGGAGACGATCGCGCACATCAACGGGGATGCCGGCGTTCATGGCTGCCTGCTCATGAGGCCCCTTCCGCCGCAGCTCGACGAGCGTGCCGCAACGGGCCTCATCGCGCCTGGCAAGGACGCGGACGGGGCGACGGACGCATCGCTTGCCGCCGTGCTCACGGGCACGGGGGTGGGCCATGCTCCCTGCACGGCCGATGCCGTCATGGAGTTGCTGCGCTTCTACGACGTGCCGCTCGATGGCGTGCGTGCGTGCGTGGTCGGTCGCTCCCTGGTCGTTGGCAGGCCGGTGGCGCTGCTCCTGCAGGCGGCAAACGCCACCGTGACGCTCTGCCATAGCCATACGAGGGACCTGGCCACGGAGTGCCATCGTGCGGATGTCGTGGTGGTTGCCACGGGGCGCCCCGCCACGCTTGTGGCTGCGTGCGCCCGGCCCGGCCAGACCGTTGTCGACGTGGGCATCCACTGGGACGAGCGACGACAGCGCCTTGTGGGCGACGTGGACTTCGATGCCGTGGAGCCCATCGTGGGGGCCATCACGCCCGTGCCGGGTGGCGTGGGTTCGCTTACGACCGCCATCCTGGCACGCCATGTCATCGATGCGGCGGAGCGCGCGGCTGGAGGGACGATGGGCGCATGA
- a CDS encoding cyclodeaminase/cyclohydrolase family protein — MTEDTREVVLPRESMTYFADELAARKPTPGGGGAAAYVGALGAALASMAGHFTLGKPRYADVEDDVRRLLGEAEEVRCALLDLVDDDARAFQRVTSALSIPRGNPRRAGALEAATRGACEPPLTMMDCTTEVIGILEELHHKCSRLLLTDVGCAAVLCSASLRAASLNVYVNTRSLSDRAAARELDGRCDALLAKWVGRADVLAEGITADVRGES, encoded by the coding sequence TTGACAGAGGATACTCGCGAGGTCGTGCTGCCGAGGGAGAGCATGACCTACTTTGCCGATGAGCTGGCGGCGCGGAAGCCCACTCCCGGTGGCGGTGGCGCCGCTGCCTATGTGGGCGCCCTCGGCGCAGCCCTCGCCTCCATGGCGGGCCACTTCACACTGGGCAAGCCACGCTATGCGGATGTGGAGGATGACGTCCGCCGCCTGCTGGGAGAGGCGGAGGAGGTTCGTTGCGCGCTGCTCGACCTTGTCGATGACGATGCCCGCGCCTTCCAGAGGGTGACGTCGGCCCTGTCCATCCCCAGGGGGAACCCCCGTCGCGCCGGTGCGCTCGAGGCGGCCACGCGTGGTGCCTGCGAGCCACCGCTCACGATGATGGACTGTACGACGGAGGTCATCGGGATCCTCGAGGAGCTCCACCATAAGTGCTCGCGCCTGCTGCTTACGGATGTGGGCTGCGCTGCCGTGCTCTGCTCCGCATCGCTCAGGGCGGCCAGCCTCAACGTATACGTGAACACACGGTCCCTCTCCGACCGCGCGGCGGCCCGTGAGCTCGATGGGCGCTGTGACGCCTTGCTGGCGAAGTGGGTGGGCCGCGCCGACGTCCTTGCCGAGGGCATCACGGCTGACGTGAGGGGTGAGTCCTAG
- a CDS encoding formate--tetrahydrofolate ligase → MVKPDIEIAQEATMLPITEVASKVGLTPEQLELYGSHKAKVDIHTLADRPMRGKLILVTAINPTPAGEGKTTTSVGLADAMNLLGHQTMLALREPSLGPVFGIKGGAAGGGYAQVVPMEDINLHFTGDFHAIGAANNLCAALLDNHVKQGNALGIDPRRIVWRRCVDMNDRQLRDIVDGLGGVANGMPREDGFDITVASEVMAVFCLATDLMDLKCRLGRMVVAYTYDQRPVTVHDIKAEGAMCALLKDALKPNLVQTLEGSPAFVHGGPFANIAHGCNSVEATTTALRLADYVVTEAGFGADLGAEKFCDIKSRMAGLHPDAVVLVATVRALKYNGGVPKAELTTEDLEALRAGMPNLIQHVGNMRDVFGLPVVVAINAFPTDTTAELALVREECERVGVGVALSEVWAKGGAGGEALAREVIRLCDKPNDFRFAYDADAPLKDKIAAIATKVYHADGVDYTPMAERQIRQLEDNGFGGLPICVAKTQYSFSDDQARLGAPRGFRITVRTVRASAGAGFVVALTGSIMTMPGLPKAPAAERIDVTEDGGIVGLF, encoded by the coding sequence ATGGTCAAGCCCGACATCGAGATTGCCCAGGAAGCCACGATGCTGCCCATCACCGAGGTGGCGAGCAAGGTGGGGCTCACGCCGGAGCAGCTCGAGCTCTACGGTAGCCACAAGGCCAAGGTCGACATCCATACGCTTGCGGACAGGCCGATGCGCGGCAAGCTCATCCTCGTGACCGCCATCAACCCCACGCCTGCGGGCGAGGGCAAGACCACCACGTCGGTGGGTCTGGCGGACGCCATGAACCTCCTGGGCCACCAAACCATGCTGGCCCTGCGCGAACCGAGTCTCGGTCCCGTCTTTGGCATCAAGGGCGGCGCGGCCGGTGGCGGCTACGCCCAGGTGGTGCCCATGGAGGACATCAACCTGCACTTCACCGGGGACTTCCACGCCATCGGCGCGGCCAACAACCTCTGCGCGGCCCTGCTCGACAACCACGTCAAGCAGGGTAACGCCTTGGGCATCGACCCGCGGCGCATCGTGTGGAGGCGCTGCGTGGACATGAACGACCGCCAGCTGCGCGACATCGTGGATGGCCTCGGCGGCGTGGCCAACGGCATGCCGCGCGAGGACGGCTTCGACATCACGGTGGCCTCCGAGGTCATGGCCGTGTTCTGTCTGGCGACGGATCTCATGGATCTCAAGTGCCGCCTTGGCCGCATGGTGGTTGCCTACACGTACGACCAGAGGCCCGTCACCGTGCACGACATCAAGGCCGAGGGTGCCATGTGCGCCCTGCTCAAGGATGCCCTCAAGCCCAACCTCGTGCAGACGCTCGAGGGCAGTCCCGCGTTCGTGCACGGCGGCCCCTTCGCCAACATCGCCCACGGCTGCAACTCCGTGGAGGCCACGACGACGGCGCTCAGGCTCGCGGACTACGTGGTCACCGAGGCTGGCTTCGGTGCGGATCTCGGTGCGGAGAAGTTCTGCGACATCAAGAGCCGCATGGCCGGCCTGCACCCGGATGCCGTGGTGCTCGTGGCCACCGTGCGTGCGCTCAAGTACAATGGAGGCGTCCCCAAGGCTGAGCTCACCACGGAGGACCTCGAGGCGCTCAGGGCGGGCATGCCCAACCTCATCCAGCACGTGGGCAACATGCGGGACGTCTTTGGCCTGCCCGTGGTGGTGGCCATCAACGCCTTCCCCACGGACACCACGGCGGAGCTCGCGCTCGTGCGCGAGGAGTGCGAGAGGGTTGGCGTCGGCGTGGCACTCTCCGAGGTGTGGGCCAAGGGCGGTGCGGGTGGCGAGGCGCTTGCGCGCGAGGTCATTCGCCTGTGTGACAAGCCGAACGACTTCCGCTTTGCCTATGACGCCGATGCCCCCCTCAAGGACAAGATCGCCGCCATTGCGACCAAGGTGTACCACGCGGATGGTGTCGACTACACGCCCATGGCGGAGCGGCAGATCAGGCAGCTCGAGGACAATGGCTTTGGCGGTCTGCCCATCTGCGTGGCCAAGACCCAATACTCGTTTTCGGACGACCAGGCCAGGCTCGGGGCGCCGCGTGGCTTCCGCATCACGGTGCGCACCGTGCGGGCGTCTGCGGGCGCCGGCTTCGTGGTGGCACTCACGGGCAGCATCATGACGATGCCAGGCCTGCCCAAGGCCCCCGCCGCCGAGAGGATCGACGTTACCGAGGACGGCGGGATCGTCGGGTTGTTCTAA
- a CDS encoding alpha/beta hydrolase family protein, with product MAGYTEREWWGKREDKDIYGKLFLPEGIEDGRPRATAVFSHGLSTNHGDMEPYARTAAERGMVTYVFDFCGSGRYSRSSEQPGGMSLFTEQHDLESVTWELSREPFVDENNMFLMGASLGATITLMAARANAELVHGCALLYPAFNLYDAVHAAVPSRDQLPDGYQIMSATVSKAFLCSCWDYDFFDHIGFFPRDVILFHGDADPNVPLEYSERAARVFPHCELHVIHGGGHGFEEPAYSEVVNTTADWLLAHIQH from the coding sequence ATGGCTGGCTATACCGAGCGCGAATGGTGGGGCAAGCGGGAGGACAAAGACATCTACGGCAAGCTCTTCCTGCCCGAGGGCATCGAGGATGGCCGTCCGCGCGCGACCGCGGTCTTCTCACATGGTCTGTCGACCAACCACGGTGACATGGAGCCCTATGCGCGCACGGCCGCAGAGCGCGGCATGGTCACCTACGTGTTTGACTTCTGTGGCTCCGGGCGATACAGCCGCTCGAGCGAGCAGCCGGGGGGCATGTCCCTCTTTACCGAACAGCACGACCTCGAGTCCGTCACGTGGGAGCTCTCGCGCGAGCCCTTTGTGGACGAGAACAACATGTTCCTCATGGGCGCGAGCCTGGGGGCCACGATCACGCTCATGGCAGCGCGCGCCAACGCCGAGCTGGTGCACGGTTGTGCCCTGCTGTATCCTGCCTTCAACCTCTACGATGCCGTGCATGCGGCGGTTCCCAGCCGCGACCAGCTGCCCGACGGCTACCAGATCATGTCGGCCACGGTGAGCAAGGCCTTCCTCTGCAGCTGCTGGGACTACGACTTCTTCGATCACATCGGCTTCTTCCCGCGCGACGTCATCCTGTTCCACGGCGACGCGGATCCCAACGTGCCCCTTGAGTACTCCGAGCGTGCGGCCAGGGTCTTCCCCCACTGCGAGCTGCACGTGATCCATGGCGGCGGCCACGGCTTTGAGGAGCCAGCCTACAGCGAGGTCGTCAACACCACGGCGGATTGGCTGCTTGCGCACATCCAGCACTAG
- a CDS encoding NADH oxidase, producing MNSLFDRTSLGTMKPKNRIFMSPMGTTGESDGSYRDEGIDYFEEHARGGVRLIIAGANMVSTKCEPFPYH from the coding sequence ATGAACAGCTTGTTTGACCGTACCAGCTTGGGAACCATGAAGCCCAAGAACCGTATCTTCATGTCACCCATGGGCACGACGGGGGAGTCCGATGGCTCCTACCGCGATGAGGGCATCGACTACTTTGAGGAGCATGCCAGGGGAGGGGTCAGGCTCATCATAGCGGGCGCCAACATGGTTTCCACCAAGTGCGAACCGTTTCCATACCATTGA